The Salegentibacter mishustinae genome includes a window with the following:
- a CDS encoding DEAD/DEAH box helicase, with protein MSFKKLNIPLKEALERLKIENPLPFQKQILPKIKSGRDLFIVAPEGSGKTTALVISTIQKLESAAFEDAPRALIFVQDKEAALALEEEFNKFTKYMDLRVYSAHDAPAIDKQKDDIYDGVDIVIATPKKLFQLFKITGINVSQLKILAVEDAEFLTKNSDYNDLIRIPQHITKCQYLVFASTMNPKIERLKDSFMSRAEMLRLKV; from the coding sequence ATGTCCTTTAAAAAACTGAATATTCCGCTTAAAGAAGCTTTGGAAAGACTGAAAATTGAAAATCCGCTTCCATTTCAAAAACAAATTTTACCCAAAATTAAAAGCGGAAGAGATCTTTTTATCGTTGCTCCTGAAGGTTCCGGAAAAACTACCGCACTTGTAATTAGCACAATTCAGAAATTAGAAAGCGCAGCTTTTGAAGATGCTCCCAGAGCTTTGATTTTTGTTCAGGACAAAGAAGCTGCCCTGGCGCTGGAAGAAGAATTCAACAAATTCACAAAATATATGGACTTGCGTGTGTATAGCGCCCACGATGCACCAGCTATAGATAAACAAAAAGATGATATTTATGATGGAGTAGATATTGTGATCGCTACACCAAAAAAGTTATTTCAGCTTTTTAAAATCACCGGCATCAATGTAAGTCAGTTAAAGATCCTTGCGGTTGAAGACGCCGAATTCTTAACCAAAAACAGCGATTATAACGATCTAATTAGGATTCCGCAGCATATTACAAAATGTCAATATCTCGTTTTTGCCTCTACGATGAACCCGAAAATTGAGCGCCTAAAAGACTCCTTTATGTCTCGTGCCGAAATGCTTAGACTAAAGGTATAG
- a CDS encoding cupin domain-containing protein encodes MKPEKVNLKDKFELFNEHWTPKIIGELNGQQVKLAKLKGEFVWHDHKEEDEMFLVIKGSLKIEFRDKTIRLNEGEMYIVPRGVEHNPVAEEEAWILLFEPASTKHTGEVKDKLSVENQEWI; translated from the coding sequence ATGAAACCTGAAAAAGTAAATTTAAAAGATAAATTCGAGTTGTTTAATGAGCACTGGACGCCTAAAATTATTGGCGAACTCAACGGGCAACAGGTAAAACTCGCGAAATTAAAAGGGGAATTTGTTTGGCACGATCATAAAGAGGAAGATGAAATGTTCCTGGTTATTAAAGGAAGTCTAAAGATTGAATTTCGAGATAAAACTATTCGCTTAAATGAAGGCGAAATGTATATTGTCCCAAGAGGTGTTGAGCATAACCCTGTAGCTGAAGAGGAAGCCTGGATTTTACTTTTTGAGCCTGCAAGTACCAAACATACCGGCGAAGTGAAAGATAAACTTAGCGTGGAAAATCAGGAATGGATTTGA